The genomic segment TCTTCAGGACGGCGACGAGGGATTCAGCGATTCCAATATCGACCCATATCAAGACCGTGAAGATGAGGAAATTACGGATTATTCCAACTATACTCCCTCCGAAAAGCAAGAGACAAATGAGGATGCGGATGACAGCAGCAGCTCTTTAATCGATGAGGATGAGCTGTACGGCGATCGTTAAAAAGTACGGTCAGCTGCTAAAAGATGGAAAAGCTTTTGCGGCTGCCATATACTTTTGTCTCCCTCACCTAATTTAATTATTTAATTTAAGGAGAAATTTATTATGGAAATAAAAGCATCTGACGTAAAGGCGTTGCGTGAAAAAACCGGCGCCGGTATGATGGAATGTAAAAAAGCCCTGCAGGAATGCAACGGCGATGCAAAAGAAGCGGAAAAATTCTTAAAAGAAAAAGGCCTTGCGGCTGTTGAAAAGCGTGCGAGCCGTGCGACCAGCGAAGGTATCATCGTCGTTAAAACTGCCGATTCTAAAGCAGTAATGGCGGAATTAACCTGCGAAACCGACTTTGTCGCGAAAAATGCTGATTTTATCGCAGTGGGTGATAAGATTGCAGAAACTGCCCTTGCAAAAGGCTATACTGATGTTCAACAAGAACTGAGCGATATGGTACTCGACCTTGCGACTCGTGTACGCGAGAATATGGGTTTGCGGCGCTTAACTGCCGTACAAGCGGGCAGCGATGAATACATTTCGCATTACGTCCATTCCGACAAAAAAACCGGCGTTATCGTCGTATTGAAATCCGATAAGTCTGATGTATTTGCCGACAAAGCGTTTCAGGAATTTGCTTATGACTGCTGTTTGCATGCAGCGGCATTTACTCCGCTCTATGTAAAGAAAGAAGATGTCGATGCGGCGTATATCGACGAACAGCTTGAAGTATTCCGTGGACAGGTTGCCGAATTGCAGAAGCCTGACAATGTAAAAGAAGGAATCGTAAAAGGAAAGCTCAATAAGCATTTAGCTGAAATCTGCTTTCTCGAACAAGCCTTTGTTAAGGATGATAAACTGTCCGTAGCGGCAAAAATGAAAGAAGTAGGAAAGCAGCTCGGTGCGAATATCAGTCTTTCAAAGCTTGTACTGTGGCAGCTGGGTCAATAGAGGGCGGATATGAGCGATATTCATAGTGTCTATGAAGAAAAAATGAAGAAGTCGATTGCGGCGTTGAAGGATGATTTTAACGGACTTCGGACAGGTCGCGCTTCTGCTTCTTTGTTTGATAAAATACGGGTTGATAGCTATGGGCAGCCGACGCCGCTCAATCAAGTGGCGACTATTTCTATTCCGGAAGCCCGCTTAGTGGTTATTCAGCCGTGGGATAAGTCGCTGTTAGGAGAAATCGAAAAAGCCATCCTTAAATCGGAGCTTTCACTCAATCCTGCTAATGACGGTAAACTTATCCGTATCGCAATTCCGCCGCTTACCG from the Treponema medium genome contains:
- the tsf gene encoding translation elongation factor Ts; this translates as MEIKASDVKALREKTGAGMMECKKALQECNGDAKEAEKFLKEKGLAAVEKRASRATSEGIIVVKTADSKAVMAELTCETDFVAKNADFIAVGDKIAETALAKGYTDVQQELSDMVLDLATRVRENMGLRRLTAVQAGSDEYISHYVHSDKKTGVIVVLKSDKSDVFADKAFQEFAYDCCLHAAAFTPLYVKKEDVDAAYIDEQLEVFRGQVAELQKPDNVKEGIVKGKLNKHLAEICFLEQAFVKDDKLSVAAKMKEVGKQLGANISLSKLVLWQLGQ
- the frr gene encoding ribosome recycling factor, coding for MSDIHSVYEEKMKKSIAALKDDFNGLRTGRASASLFDKIRVDSYGQPTPLNQVATISIPEARLVVIQPWDKSLLGEIEKAILKSELSLNPANDGKLIRIAIPPLTEERRKELAKQAKNFAEQCRVAIRNIRRDGIDDAKKQQKEGLLSEDALKTAEEKFQKATDAHINDINKLLAEKEKEIMEG